The following coding sequences lie in one Miscanthus floridulus cultivar M001 chromosome 9, ASM1932011v1, whole genome shotgun sequence genomic window:
- the LOC136481789 gene encoding uncharacterized protein, producing MARSHHHLFLALFLVAAAAGTTTTTATSVNSTTPTAYEMLERYEFPRGILPEGVQRYELRPDDGSFEVFLSGRSGSCEFRVGDRYLLRYDRRISGTAREGSIRALQGVSVKVLFVWLAITEVDRAGDQLGFLVGPLAASFPLENFAESPRCHCGFDCAYVAGDAAAAVAAS from the coding sequence ATGGCCAGGAGCCACCACCACCTCTTCCTTGCTCTGTTTCTCGTGGCTGCTGCTgccggcaccaccaccaccacagctaCCTCAGTCAACTCGACGACGCCGACGGCGTACGAGATGCTGGAGCGGTACGAGTTCCCGCGCGGCATCCTCCCGGAGGGCGTGCAGCGGTACGAGCTCCGCCCCGACGACGGCTCCTTCGAGGTGTTCCTCTCGGGCCGCAGCGGCAGCTGCGAGTTCCGCGTCGGCGACCGGTACCTGCTCCGGTACGACCGCCGCATCTCCGGGACGGCGCGGGAAGGCTCCATCCGGGCACTGCAGGGCGTGAGCGTGAAGGTGCTGTTCGTGTGGCTCGCCATCACCGAGGTGGACCGCGCCGGCGACCAGCTCGGCTTCCTCGTCGGCCCGCTCGCCGCGTCGTTCCCTTTGGAGAACTTCGCCGAGAGCCCGCGCTGCCACTGTGGCTTCGACTGCGCCTACGTCGCCGGggacgccgccgctgccgtcgcgGCCTCCTGA